Proteins encoded within one genomic window of Columba livia isolate bColLiv1 breed racing homer chromosome 1, bColLiv1.pat.W.v2, whole genome shotgun sequence:
- the LOC102083630 gene encoding C3a anaphylatoxin chemotactic receptor isoform X2, producing MPQLLGIPGNGLVIWVAGLKMKRSVNIVWFLNLAVADFMCCLSLPFSIAHLALYEHYPYGWFLCKVIPSVIVFTMFTSVFLLVAISIDRCLLVMKPVWCQNHRTVKCTSLICSGIWILALIFCCPVFHYRETSTHDGKTECGYNFGDNEVLDYVDDAVYELLEKNSLLTYNGNDSWGNFYESDYSVSPALVAINTSRAVFGFVLPFGIMAVCYALIAFQMRTSQFHKPCNKMLRTIVLVVTLFFICWAPYHVVGILSLVPTLGTGLRENLILWDHLSTALAYANSCINPLLYVFVGQDFRTKARQTVKGILEGAFTEELTRAIPSALDRSKTSTEKDGSSTV from the exons ATGCCTCAACTCCTGG GTATCCCAGGCAATGGATTGGTGATCTGGGTAGCtggtctgaaaatgaaaaggtcTGTGAACATTGTCTGGTTCCTAAACCTTGCTGTGGCTGACTTCATGTGCTGCTTGTCCTTGCCATTTTCCATAGCTCACCTGGCCCTCTATGAACACTATCCATATGGTTGGTTCCTCTGCAAAGTCATTCCTTCAGTCATAGTGTTTACTATGTTTACTAGTGTCTTCCTACTTGTGGCCATCAGCATTGACCGGTGCCTCCTTGTGATGAAACCTGTCTGGTGTCAAAATCACCGAACAGTGAAATGTACATCATTAATATGCAGTGGCATTTGGATCCTGGCCTTAATTTTCTGCTGTCCTGTATTTCACTACCGTGAGACTAGCACTCATGATGGCAAAACTGAGTGTGGGTACAATTTTGGAGACAACGAAGTGCTGGATTACGTGGATGATGCTGTATATGAGCTATTGGAAAAAAACTCACTTTTAACCTACAACGGTAATGACTCATGGGGAAATTTCTATGAAAGTGATTATTCTGTATCCCCTGCCTTAGTGGCAATAAACACCAGTAGGGCTGTCTTTGGCTTTGTACTCCCCTTTGGCATCATGGCAGTTTGCTATGCCCTTATTGCTTTCCAAATGCGTACAAGTCAGTTTCACAAGCCATGCAACAAAATGCTGAGAACAATTGTGCTTGTAGTAACTCTATTCTTCATCTGCTGGGCTCCATATCATGTAGTAGGGATTCTGTCCCTTGTACCTACTCTTGGAACAGGACTGAGGGAAAATTTGATCCTCTGGGATCACCTCTCTACAGCACTTGCATATGCCAACAGCTGCATCAACCCCTTGCTCTATGTTTTTGTGGGACAAGACTTCAGGACAAAGGCACGGCAAACAGTGAAAGGAATCTTGGAAGGTGCGTTTACTGAGGAACTAACACGTGCAATCCCATCCGCCCTTGACAGAAGCAAGACTTCAACAGAGAAGGACGGTAGCAGCACAGTGTAA
- the LOC102083630 gene encoding C3a anaphylatoxin chemotactic receptor isoform X1, with protein MPQLLGNSSSHGQAAVYYASESIVSIAVFTIVFIIGIPGNGLVIWVAGLKMKRSVNIVWFLNLAVADFMCCLSLPFSIAHLALYEHYPYGWFLCKVIPSVIVFTMFTSVFLLVAISIDRCLLVMKPVWCQNHRTVKCTSLICSGIWILALIFCCPVFHYRETSTHDGKTECGYNFGDNEVLDYVDDAVYELLEKNSLLTYNGNDSWGNFYESDYSVSPALVAINTSRAVFGFVLPFGIMAVCYALIAFQMRTSQFHKPCNKMLRTIVLVVTLFFICWAPYHVVGILSLVPTLGTGLRENLILWDHLSTALAYANSCINPLLYVFVGQDFRTKARQTVKGILEGAFTEELTRAIPSALDRSKTSTEKDGSSTV; from the coding sequence ATGCCTCAACTCCTGGGTAACAGCAGTTCACATGGACAGGCTGCCGTATATTATGCATCAGAATCCATTGTCTCTATTGCTGTCTTCACCATTGTTTTCATCATAGGTATCCCAGGCAATGGATTGGTGATCTGGGTAGCtggtctgaaaatgaaaaggtcTGTGAACATTGTCTGGTTCCTAAACCTTGCTGTGGCTGACTTCATGTGCTGCTTGTCCTTGCCATTTTCCATAGCTCACCTGGCCCTCTATGAACACTATCCATATGGTTGGTTCCTCTGCAAAGTCATTCCTTCAGTCATAGTGTTTACTATGTTTACTAGTGTCTTCCTACTTGTGGCCATCAGCATTGACCGGTGCCTCCTTGTGATGAAACCTGTCTGGTGTCAAAATCACCGAACAGTGAAATGTACATCATTAATATGCAGTGGCATTTGGATCCTGGCCTTAATTTTCTGCTGTCCTGTATTTCACTACCGTGAGACTAGCACTCATGATGGCAAAACTGAGTGTGGGTACAATTTTGGAGACAACGAAGTGCTGGATTACGTGGATGATGCTGTATATGAGCTATTGGAAAAAAACTCACTTTTAACCTACAACGGTAATGACTCATGGGGAAATTTCTATGAAAGTGATTATTCTGTATCCCCTGCCTTAGTGGCAATAAACACCAGTAGGGCTGTCTTTGGCTTTGTACTCCCCTTTGGCATCATGGCAGTTTGCTATGCCCTTATTGCTTTCCAAATGCGTACAAGTCAGTTTCACAAGCCATGCAACAAAATGCTGAGAACAATTGTGCTTGTAGTAACTCTATTCTTCATCTGCTGGGCTCCATATCATGTAGTAGGGATTCTGTCCCTTGTACCTACTCTTGGAACAGGACTGAGGGAAAATTTGATCCTCTGGGATCACCTCTCTACAGCACTTGCATATGCCAACAGCTGCATCAACCCCTTGCTCTATGTTTTTGTGGGACAAGACTTCAGGACAAAGGCACGGCAAACAGTGAAAGGAATCTTGGAAGGTGCGTTTACTGAGGAACTAACACGTGCAATCCCATCCGCCCTTGACAGAAGCAAGACTTCAACAGAGAAGGACGGTAGCAGCACAGTGTAA